One segment of Streptomyces sp. YIM 121038 DNA contains the following:
- the zwf gene encoding glucose-6-phosphate dehydrogenase, translating to MSPSSTWRNPLRDPRDRRLPRIAGPSGLVIFGVTGDLSRKKLMPAVYDLANRGLLPPGFSLLGFARREWEDQDFAQVVHDSVREHARTPFREEVWQQLADGMRFIPGDFDDDTAFKQLRDAVDELDEKRGTSGNYAFYLSVPPKFFPKVVRQLKKHGLADAPEGSWRRAVIEKPFGHDITSAKELNAIVHDVFAPEQVFRIDHYLGKETVQNILALRFANQMYEPIWNRSYVDHVQITMAEDIGIGGRAGYYDGIGAARDVIQNHLLQLMALTAMEEPAAFDAESLVLEKLKVLKSVRVPADLDRHTVRAQYAEGWQGGEKVKGYLQEDGIAPTSKTDTYAAVKLEIDNRRWAGVPFYLRTGKRLGRRVTEIAVVFQRAPHSPFDGAATEELGQNAIVIRVQPDEGMTVRFGSKVPGTSMEIRDVSMDFAYGESFTESSPEAYERLILDVLLGDANLFPRTEEVEESWRILDPIEGHWDNHGKPARYPAGTWGPAEADEMLARDGRSWRRP from the coding sequence GTGAGCCCCAGCAGTACGTGGCGCAACCCGCTGCGTGACCCGCGCGACCGCCGCCTGCCGCGCATCGCGGGCCCCTCCGGGCTCGTCATCTTCGGCGTCACCGGCGACCTGTCCCGCAAGAAGCTGATGCCCGCCGTCTACGACCTCGCCAACCGGGGGCTGCTCCCGCCGGGCTTCTCGCTCCTCGGCTTCGCCCGGCGCGAGTGGGAGGACCAGGACTTCGCCCAGGTCGTCCACGACTCGGTGCGCGAGCACGCGCGGACCCCGTTCCGCGAGGAGGTCTGGCAGCAGCTCGCCGACGGCATGCGCTTCATCCCCGGCGACTTCGACGACGACACCGCGTTCAAGCAGCTGCGCGACGCCGTCGACGAGCTCGACGAGAAGCGCGGCACCAGCGGCAACTACGCCTTCTACCTCTCCGTGCCGCCGAAGTTCTTCCCGAAGGTCGTCCGGCAGCTCAAGAAGCACGGCCTCGCCGACGCGCCCGAGGGCTCCTGGCGGCGCGCCGTCATCGAGAAGCCCTTCGGCCACGACATCACGTCGGCCAAGGAGCTCAACGCGATCGTCCACGACGTGTTCGCGCCCGAGCAGGTCTTCCGCATCGACCACTACCTCGGCAAGGAGACCGTCCAGAACATCCTGGCCCTCCGCTTCGCCAACCAGATGTACGAACCCATCTGGAACCGGAGTTACGTCGACCACGTGCAGATCACCATGGCCGAGGACATCGGCATCGGCGGCCGCGCGGGCTACTACGACGGCATCGGCGCCGCCCGTGACGTCATCCAGAACCACCTGCTCCAGCTCATGGCCCTGACCGCCATGGAGGAGCCCGCCGCCTTCGACGCCGAGTCGCTCGTCCTGGAGAAGCTCAAGGTCCTCAAATCCGTACGCGTTCCGGCCGACTTGGACCGGCACACCGTGCGCGCCCAGTACGCCGAGGGCTGGCAGGGCGGCGAGAAGGTCAAGGGCTACCTCCAGGAAGACGGCATCGCCCCCACCTCGAAGACGGACACCTACGCGGCCGTCAAGCTGGAGATCGACAACCGCCGCTGGGCGGGCGTGCCGTTCTACCTGCGCACCGGCAAGCGCCTCGGCCGCCGCGTCACGGAGATCGCGGTCGTCTTCCAGCGCGCCCCGCACTCCCCGTTCGACGGAGCCGCCACCGAAGAGCTCGGCCAGAACGCGATCGTCATCCGGGTGCAGCCGGACGAGGGCATGACCGTACGCTTCGGATCCAAGGTCCCGGGTACGTCGATGGAGATCCGCGACGTGTCGATGGACTTCGCGTACGGCGAGTCGTTCACGGAATCCAGCCCGGAGGCCTACGAACGGCTGATCCTGGACGTCCTGCTGGGCGACGCCAACCTCTTCCCGCGCACGGAGGAGGTCGAGGAGTCCTGGCGCATCCTCGACCCCATCGAGGGGCACTGGGACAACCATGGCAAGCCCGCAAGGTACCCGGCCGGTACGTGGGGCCCGGCCGAAGCGGACGAAATGCTCGCACGAGACGGACGGAGCTGGCGCAGGCCATGA
- the opcA gene encoding glucose-6-phosphate dehydrogenase assembly protein OpcA translates to MKIDLTDTTASKVNKALVEGRRAIGTPAVGMVLTMVIVTDEENAYDATKAAQEAAREHPSRTLVVIKRTARSPRDRQGNRLDAEVRVGADAGTGETVLLRLYGEVGQHADSVVLPLLLPDAPVVVWWPVDAPDEPAKDPLGALAARRITDAYAVEDPLAALADRARSYAPGDTDLAWTRLTPWRSMLAAALDQARVDITSAAVESEAENPSAELLARWLGARLGVPVERVTTAGPVVTAVRLGTANGEIRIDRPEGPLATLSLPGQPERTLALKVRTTAELIAEELRRLDADEMYAVALHGDASGSKESVQHA, encoded by the coding sequence ATGAAGATCGACCTGACCGACACCACGGCAAGCAAGGTGAACAAGGCGCTCGTCGAAGGGCGCCGCGCCATCGGGACCCCTGCCGTGGGCATGGTCCTCACGATGGTCATCGTCACCGACGAGGAGAACGCCTACGACGCCACCAAGGCGGCCCAGGAGGCGGCCCGCGAGCACCCCTCGCGCACCCTCGTCGTCATCAAGCGCACCGCGCGCTCCCCGCGCGACCGCCAGGGCAACCGCCTCGACGCGGAGGTCCGGGTCGGCGCCGACGCGGGCACCGGCGAGACCGTGCTCCTGCGCCTGTACGGCGAGGTCGGCCAGCACGCCGACTCCGTCGTCCTGCCGCTGCTGCTCCCCGACGCCCCGGTCGTCGTGTGGTGGCCCGTCGACGCCCCGGACGAGCCCGCCAAGGACCCGCTCGGTGCCCTCGCCGCCCGCCGCATCACCGACGCGTACGCCGTCGAGGACCCGCTCGCCGCGCTCGCGGACCGCGCCAGGTCCTACGCGCCCGGCGACACCGACCTGGCCTGGACCCGGCTCACGCCGTGGCGCTCCATGCTGGCCGCGGCCCTCGACCAGGCCCGCGTCGACATCACCTCGGCCGCCGTCGAGTCCGAGGCCGAGAACCCCAGCGCCGAGCTGCTCGCGCGCTGGCTCGGCGCCCGGCTCGGCGTGCCGGTCGAGCGCGTCACCACTGCGGGGCCCGTCGTCACCGCGGTCCGCCTCGGCACGGCGAACGGAGAGATCCGCATCGACCGCCCCGAGGGCCCCCTCGCCACCCTGTCCCTGCCCGGCCAGCCCGAGCGCACCCTCGCCCTGAAGGTCCGCACGACCGCCGAGCTGATCGCCGAAGAGCTCCGCCGCCTCGACGCCGACGAGATGTACGCCGTCGCGCTGCACGGCGACGCCTCCGGCTCCAAGGAGTCCGTTCAACATGCCTGA
- a CDS encoding nucleotidyltransferase domain-containing protein: MTDDVFLHSVTERLAALPAVHAVTLGGSRAQGTHTPDSDWDMAVYYRGAFDPADLRAVGWDGQVSELGEWGGGVFNGGAWLSIEGRRVDVHYRDLDVVEHELTQARQGRFHWEPLMFHLAGIPSYLLVAELAVNQVLSGSLPRPEYPSALRGAAPAFWRGRAALTLQYAEGAYAGRGRAAEVAGALAVAAMETAHAVLAARGEWTTNEKRLLERAGLRDLDTIVTNLSPDPEALTRAVAGAEKLFAAAS; this comes from the coding sequence ATGACCGACGACGTCTTCCTGCACTCCGTCACCGAACGGCTGGCCGCCCTCCCCGCCGTGCACGCCGTCACCCTCGGCGGCTCGCGCGCCCAGGGGACCCACACACCCGACAGCGACTGGGACATGGCGGTGTACTACCGGGGCGCCTTCGACCCGGCGGACCTGCGCGCGGTCGGCTGGGACGGCCAGGTGTCCGAGCTGGGGGAGTGGGGCGGGGGCGTCTTCAACGGCGGGGCCTGGCTCAGCATCGAGGGCCGCCGCGTCGACGTGCACTACCGCGACCTCGACGTCGTCGAGCACGAGCTGACGCAGGCCCGGCAGGGGCGCTTCCACTGGGAGCCGCTGATGTTCCACCTCGCGGGCATCCCCAGCTACCTCCTCGTCGCCGAACTCGCCGTCAACCAGGTGCTGAGCGGCTCCCTGCCCCGCCCCGAGTACCCGTCCGCGCTGCGCGGGGCGGCCCCGGCGTTCTGGCGCGGCCGGGCCGCCCTGACGCTCCAGTACGCCGAGGGCGCGTACGCCGGGCGCGGCCGGGCCGCCGAGGTGGCGGGGGCGCTCGCCGTGGCCGCCATGGAGACGGCCCACGCGGTCCTCGCGGCGCGCGGCGAGTGGACCACGAACGAGAAGCGCCTCCTGGAACGCGCCGGGCTCCGCGACCTCGACACGATCGTGACGAACCTGAGCCCGGACCCGGAGGCTTTGACGCGAGCGGTCGCGGGTGCGGAGAAGCTGTTCGCGGCAGCGTCCTGA
- the gnd gene encoding phosphogluconate dehydrogenase (NAD(+)-dependent, decarboxylating): MELGLVGLGKMGGNMRERIRRAGHTVVGYDRDPKVSDVASLAELVDKLEGPRVVWVMVPAGAPTQSTIDELKDLLAEGDVVVDGGNSRWTDDEKHAAELAERGIGFVDCGVSGGVWGLENGYALMVGGDDEHVARVQPVFDALKPEGDFGYVHAGKVGAGHFSKMVHNGIEYAMMQAYAEGWELLEAVDSVTDVREVFRSWQEGTVIRSWLLDLAVNALDDDEHLDKLRGFAADSGEGRWTVEAAIDNAVPLPAITASLFARFSSRQDDSPQMKMIAALRNQFGGHAVESKSEH; the protein is encoded by the coding sequence ATGGAACTCGGACTCGTAGGCCTCGGCAAGATGGGCGGCAACATGCGCGAGCGCATCCGCCGCGCGGGCCACACCGTCGTCGGCTACGACCGTGACCCGAAGGTCTCCGACGTCGCCTCGCTCGCCGAACTCGTCGACAAGCTCGAAGGCCCCCGCGTGGTCTGGGTGATGGTGCCTGCCGGTGCCCCCACCCAGTCCACGATCGACGAACTCAAGGACCTGCTCGCCGAGGGCGACGTCGTCGTCGACGGCGGCAACTCCCGCTGGACGGACGACGAGAAGCACGCAGCCGAGCTCGCCGAGCGCGGCATCGGCTTCGTCGACTGCGGTGTCTCCGGCGGTGTGTGGGGCCTGGAGAACGGCTACGCGCTGATGGTCGGCGGCGACGACGAGCACGTCGCGCGCGTCCAGCCGGTCTTCGACGCCCTCAAGCCGGAAGGCGACTTCGGCTATGTCCACGCGGGCAAGGTCGGTGCCGGTCACTTCTCCAAGATGGTCCACAACGGCATCGAGTACGCGATGATGCAGGCCTATGCCGAGGGCTGGGAGCTGCTTGAGGCCGTGGACTCGGTCACGGACGTGCGTGAGGTCTTCCGGTCCTGGCAGGAGGGGACGGTCATCCGTTCCTGGCTGCTCGACCTGGCGGTCAACGCGCTGGACGACGACGAGCACCTGGACAAGCTGCGGGGCTTCGCCGCGGACTCCGGCGAGGGCCGCTGGACGGTGGAGGCGGCGATCGACAACGCGGTGCCGCTGCCCGCGATCACGGCGTCCCTGTTCGCACGGTTCTCCTCCCGGCAGGACGACTCGCCGCAGATGAAGATGATCGCGGCGCTGCGCAACCAGTTCGGCGGCCACGCCGTCGAGTCCAAGAGCGAGCACTGA
- the tal gene encoding transaldolase, with amino-acid sequence MKNMSNAVPTSQPLRALSDAGVSIWLDDLSRKRIESGDLADVVAHGHVVGVTTNPSIFQAAIGSGEGYEDQLADLAVRGVTVDEAVRMMTTADVRAAADVLRPVYDATGGRDGRVSIEVDPRLAHRTEATVAEAKQLAWLVDRPNVMIKIPATTAGLPAITEVIGLGISVNVTLIFSLERYRAVMDAYLKGLELAHERGHDLATIHSVASFFVSRVDSEIDKRLDRIGTDAAKELKGRAALANARLAYEAYEEVFAAARAGVLAAAGAHKQRPLWASTGVKDPAYKDTLYVDELVAPGTVNTMPEATLKAAADRGEITGDTVTGGYEQARADLKAVDALGISYDEVVQQLEDEGVAKFAVAWNDLLGTVGTRLQGLRGQGVESK; translated from the coding sequence ATGAAGAACATGAGCAACGCCGTACCCACCTCGCAGCCCCTGCGGGCCCTGTCCGACGCGGGCGTCTCCATCTGGCTGGACGACCTGTCCCGCAAGCGCATCGAGTCCGGTGACCTCGCCGACGTCGTGGCGCACGGCCACGTCGTGGGCGTCACCACCAACCCCTCGATCTTCCAGGCCGCCATCGGCTCCGGCGAGGGCTACGAGGACCAGCTCGCCGACCTGGCCGTCCGCGGCGTCACCGTCGACGAGGCCGTCCGCATGATGACCACGGCCGACGTCCGCGCCGCCGCCGACGTCCTGCGCCCCGTGTACGACGCGACGGGCGGCCGCGACGGCCGCGTGTCGATCGAGGTCGACCCGCGCCTCGCGCACCGGACGGAGGCCACCGTCGCCGAGGCCAAGCAGCTGGCCTGGCTCGTCGACCGGCCGAACGTCATGATCAAGATCCCGGCGACCACGGCGGGCCTCCCGGCGATCACCGAGGTCATCGGCCTCGGCATCAGCGTCAACGTGACGCTGATCTTCTCCCTGGAGCGCTACCGCGCCGTCATGGACGCGTACCTCAAGGGACTGGAGCTCGCCCACGAGCGCGGCCACGACCTCGCCACGATCCACTCCGTCGCCTCCTTCTTCGTCTCGCGCGTCGACTCCGAGATCGACAAGCGCCTCGACCGGATCGGCACGGACGCGGCGAAGGAGCTGAAGGGCAGGGCCGCCCTCGCCAACGCCCGCCTCGCGTACGAGGCCTACGAGGAGGTCTTCGCCGCCGCGCGCGCCGGCGTCCTGGCGGCCGCGGGCGCCCACAAGCAGCGCCCCCTGTGGGCCTCGACCGGCGTCAAGGACCCGGCGTACAAGGACACCCTGTACGTCGACGAGCTGGTCGCGCCGGGCACGGTCAACACCATGCCGGAGGCCACGCTGAAGGCCGCCGCCGACCGCGGCGAGATCACCGGCGACACGGTGACCGGCGGCTACGAGCAGGCCCGCGCCGACCTGAAGGCCGTCGACGCCCTCGGCATCTCCTACGACGAGGTCGTGCAGCAGCTGGAGGACGAGGGCGTGGCCAAGTTCGCGGTCGCCTGGAACGACCTCCTCGGCACCGTCGGCACCCGTCTGCAGGGCCTGCGCGGCCAGGGAGTTGAGTCCAAGTGA
- the pgi gene encoding glucose-6-phosphate isomerase, whose product MPDTTPLLTRRPQWAALEDHRAKSEGTHLRELFAADPGRAERYTAQVGDLHIDYSKHLITDETLALLRELAAATDVFGLRDAMFRGERINTTEGRAVLHTALRAPADAVVEVDGEDVVAGVHAVLEKMAAFAGQVRSGEWRGHTGKRIKNVVNVGIGGSDLGPAMAYEALRAYTDRDVTVRFVSNVDGADLHEAVRDLDAAETLFVIASKTFTTIETITNAEAARSWLLASLGDEAAVARHFVALSTNAEKVADFGIDTANMFGFWDWVGGRYSFDSAIGLSLMIAVGADAFGEMLEGFRLVDEHFRTAPAEANVPLLLGLLGVWYGNFHDAQSHAVLPYSHYLSKFTAYLQQLDMESNGKSVTRDGRAVEWQTGPVVWGTPGTNGQHAYYQLIHQGTKLIPADFIGFARPVEELGALAGQHDLLMANFFAQTQALAFGRTPEEVRAEGVAEDLVAHKTFRGNHPTTTILARELTPSVLGQLIALYEHKVFVQGAVWNIDSFDQWGVELGKVLAKRVEPALTQGADVPGLDPSTTALVTKYRALRGRTPEGV is encoded by the coding sequence ATGCCTGACACCACGCCCCTGTTGACCCGGCGACCGCAGTGGGCCGCCCTTGAGGACCACCGCGCCAAGTCCGAGGGCACGCATCTGCGGGAGCTGTTCGCCGCTGACCCCGGCCGTGCCGAGCGCTACACGGCGCAGGTCGGCGATCTGCACATCGACTATTCCAAGCACCTGATCACGGACGAGACCCTCGCGCTCTTGCGGGAACTGGCCGCCGCGACTGATGTGTTCGGGTTGCGGGATGCCATGTTCCGGGGCGAGAGGATCAATACGACGGAGGGGCGGGCGGTGCTGCACACGGCGCTGCGTGCCCCGGCGGATGCCGTGGTCGAGGTCGACGGTGAGGACGTGGTGGCGGGTGTGCACGCGGTGCTGGAGAAGATGGCGGCGTTCGCGGGGCAGGTCCGTTCGGGTGAGTGGAGGGGCCACACCGGCAAGCGGATCAAGAACGTGGTCAATGTGGGTATCGGGGGTTCCGACCTCGGTCCGGCGATGGCTTATGAGGCGTTGCGTGCTTATACCGACCGCGATGTGACGGTCCGTTTCGTGTCGAACGTGGATGGTGCCGATCTGCACGAGGCCGTGCGGGATCTGGATGCGGCGGAGACGTTGTTCGTCATCGCGTCCAAGACGTTCACGACGATCGAGACGATCACCAATGCCGAGGCTGCCCGTTCCTGGCTCCTGGCGTCCCTTGGTGACGAGGCGGCCGTGGCCAGGCATTTCGTGGCGCTGTCGACGAATGCCGAGAAGGTGGCGGACTTCGGTATCGACACGGCGAACATGTTCGGGTTCTGGGACTGGGTGGGGGGTCGTTACTCCTTCGATTCGGCGATCGGTCTGTCGTTGATGATCGCGGTCGGTGCGGATGCGTTCGGGGAGATGCTGGAGGGTTTCCGGCTGGTGGATGAGCATTTCCGTACGGCTCCGGCGGAGGCGAATGTGCCGTTGCTGCTCGGGCTGCTGGGTGTCTGGTACGGCAACTTCCATGACGCGCAGTCGCATGCGGTGCTGCCGTATTCGCATTACCTGTCGAAGTTCACGGCGTATCTGCAGCAGCTGGACATGGAGTCCAACGGCAAGTCCGTGACCCGGGACGGCAGGGCGGTGGAGTGGCAGACCGGTCCGGTGGTGTGGGGCACGCCCGGCACCAACGGCCAGCACGCGTACTACCAGCTGATTCACCAGGGTACGAAGCTCATTCCGGCGGACTTCATCGGCTTCGCGCGGCCGGTCGAGGAGCTGGGTGCGCTCGCGGGCCAGCACGATCTGCTGATGGCCAACTTCTTCGCGCAGACGCAGGCGCTGGCCTTCGGCAGGACGCCTGAGGAGGTGCGGGCCGAGGGGGTGGCGGAGGACCTGGTCGCGCACAAGACGTTCCGGGGCAACCATCCCACGACGACGATCCTCGCGCGGGAGCTGACGCCCTCGGTGCTCGGCCAGCTCATCGCGCTCTATGAGCACAAGGTGTTCGTCCAGGGCGCGGTCTGGAACATCGACTCCTTCGACCAGTGGGGCGTCGAGCTGGGCAAGGTCCTCGCCAAGCGCGTCGAACCCGCCCTGACCCAGGGCGCGGACGTCCCCGGCCTCGACCCGTCCACGACGGCCCTGGTCACGAAGTACCGCGCCCTGCGCGGGCGTACCCCGGAAGGTGTGTGA